Proteins encoded together in one Telopea speciosissima isolate NSW1024214 ecotype Mountain lineage chromosome 4, Tspe_v1, whole genome shotgun sequence window:
- the LOC122660340 gene encoding putative metallophosphoesterase At3g03305: protein MNNSGKPKMGFLILLLLLFFLCFSIPSETKSDYLETSENIEGRKVNYRTFIDLKGGPDSVIWVVQLSDLHFSVFHPERALDFQRLVGPALAMINPSLVLLTGDLTDSKSKDLLTTKQYKEEWVEYHKVMENVVERSGLDKNIFYDLRGNHDKYGVPVVGGSLDFFQNYSISGQLGRSGNVHSITIQSGGRKHLFVGLDSTMSIGLCGPTNLFGHPTDELLADIDIELSQWDSQSTKGLTKMSFGHFPLSLSASTESGKSLKDVFLKHSLSAYVCGHLHTKFGENLKRHHQSDNRFLSSEKYFQLNIHQTHQRSTTFQKDCSDGAPGINEFWEWEMGDWRKSRVMRVLAIDAGHVSFVDIDFKTGAKKIIILPTFPLDSRFMLTASSLHEYSCSTDQSSFETVRALVFSSLPIVSVVARVFDSRLGNLDMVMEATMRKHENSSRGDLYTIPWNWRAFHDPSPDRFWVQIEATDIMGRSTLSELRPFSIIGLTTKLSWNWMEFLVMGCQWDVLYFPILWFILLFILSMLLIPKALFICSKTQYTYMNFIVQKGFIRGILWVLAEFCRISLLWSAMLVYLFYLIFFPWCFGKVFNRSGDRGYLTYKGWIVNIPGERSRQVYIGHPDIMVVILPHLFFVVLPAVLVMAAFAAERAVYRLYFLSLSGKKEDDYTEESRGSFYGYQGKKGSKVFFGMRLVRKFLMVICLVIFWTHWKLCRILTKAYEMNPFLHCPGYCLPIPLFLAYAVYKTRRV, encoded by the exons ATGAACAATAGTGGGAAGCCCAAAATGGGttttctcattctccttctcctcctcttcttcctttgtttctcGATTCCATCTGAAACTAAATCTGATTATCTCGAAACCAGTGAAAACATTGAAGGCAGGAAAGTCAATTATAGAACTTTCATAGATTTGAAAGGTGGCCCAGATTCTGTAATCTGGGTGGTTCAGCTTTCTGATCTTCATTTCAGTGTTTTCCATCCTGAAAGAGCACTTGATTTTCAGAGACTCGTAGGCCCTGCTCTTGCCATGATAAATCCATCTCTTGTTCTGTTAACTGGTGATCTAACAG ATAGTAAGAGTAAAGATCTATTAACAACGAAACAATATAAAGAGGAGTGGGTTGAATACCACAAGGTTATGGAAAATGTTGTTGAAAGGAGTGGACTTGACAAGAATATCTTTTATGATCTTAGAGGAAATCATGATAAGTATGGTGTACCAGTTGTTGGTGGCTCATTGGATTTCTTCCAAAATTATAGTATCAGCGGACAGCTAGGAAGAAGTGGGAATGTTCACAGCATCACTATACAG AGTGGTGGACGAAAGCATCTCTTTGTTGGGCTTGATAGTACAATGTCTATTGGTTTATGTGGCCCAACCAATCTTTTTGGGCATCCAACAGACGAACTACTAGCCGACATAGATATTGAGCTCTCACAGTGGGATTCTCAATCAACAAAAGGGTTAACAAAGATGTCATTCGGGCACTTTCCACTTTCACTCTCAGCATCCACAGAATCTGGGAAGAGTCTGAAAGATGTTTTCCTCAAACATTCCTTGTCAGCATATGTATGTGGACATCTTCATACAAAGTTTGGTGAGAATTTGAAGCGGCATCATCAGTCAGATAACCGTTTCTTGTCATCAGAGAAATATTTCCAGCTAAATATCCACCAAACACATCAACGAAGTACCACATTTCAAAAAGATTGTTCTGATGGAGCCCCAGGGATCAACGAATTCTGGGAGTGGGAGATGGGTGACTGGAGGAAGAGCAGGGTAATGCGAGTGTTGGCCATTGATGCAGGTcatgtttcatttgttgatatTGATTTTAAGACGGGAGCAAAGAAAATTATAATACTGCCTACATTTCCATTAGACTCACGCTTCATGTTAACAGCTTCATCTCTCCATGAGTATAGTTGTTCAACAGACCAATCATCTTTTGAGACTGTCCGAGCTTTGGTATTCTCATCTCTGCCAATTGTGTCGGTAGTGGCAAGAGTCTTTGACTCTAGGCTAGGAAATCTTGATATGGTCATGGAAGCAACTATGAGAAAGCATGAGAACTCTAGCAGAGGAGATCTCTACACTATCCCATGGAACTGGAGAGCCTTTCATGACCCGTCTCCTGATCGATTCTGGGTGCAAATAGAAGCAACTGATATAATGGGAAGATCAACATTAAGCGAGTTAAGGCCATTCTCCATTATTGGTCTGACCACAAAACTTAGTTGGAATTGGATGGAGTTTCTCGTTATGGGTTGTCAATGGGATGTTTTGTATTTCCCAATTCTGTGGTTTATTCTTTTGTTTATCCTTTCCatgcttcttattcccaaagcACTTTTCATATGTTCAAAGACGCAATACACATATATGAATTTCATTGTTCAAAAAGGCTTCATACGCGGTATTTTATGGGTTCTAGCAGAGTTCTGTAGGATCTCTTTGCTGTGGTCTGCTATGTTGGTGTACTTGTTCTACCTGATATTCTTCCCTTGGTGTTTTGGGAAAGTTTTCAATAGAAGTGGAGATAGGGGATACTTGACCTACAAGGGTTGGATTGTGAATATACCTGGTGAAAGGAGTAGACAAGTTTATATTGGACATCCGGACATAATGGTAGTTATTTTACCTCATCTCTTTTTTGTAGTCTTGCCAGCTGTTTTGGTTATGGCAGCTTTTGCTGCCGAAAGAGCAGTTTATCGGCTTTACTTCTTGTCTCTATCagggaaaaaagaagatgattATACCGAAGAAAGTAGGGGATCTTTTTATGGCTATCAAGGCAAGAAAGGATCAAAGGTTTTCTTTGGCATGCGTTTGGTGAGAAAATTTCTCATGGTGATTTGCTTGGTCATCTTTTGGACACATTGGAAG CTTTGTAGAATTCTGACAAAAGCATATGAAATGAACCCATTTCTTCATTGCCCGGGATATTGCCTGCCAATTCCACTCTTTTTGGCTTATGCAGTGTACAAGACTAGGAGAGTCTGA